A single Amia ocellicauda isolate fAmiCal2 chromosome 9, fAmiCal2.hap1, whole genome shotgun sequence DNA region contains:
- the prrt1b gene encoding proline rich transmembrane protein 1B, with protein MESGQGPAIPAIQPQDLETSVIRQVTQDSLGPGGPSPTALPEGPLPPESRPTPTAQGAIPPEVGAQTSQSSILTAGGWQEPPAASLNENLGQPPPYYPPDPKLVYLLYPSSPPPFTGQMPVVCQPGPGEPSLYQPQFMPSNSYPYTIYMNNVPGGPEHRQVPKDYLVESLLVTIFCCLMSGLIAVMYSYETRSALGRGDLMDAQRSSQKARSMVLFSLLFGVFVSVSWVIYVVVALYGI; from the exons ATGGAGTCAG GCCAGGGCCCAGCAATCCCAGCAATCCAGCCACAAGACCTGGAGACATCTGTTATAAGGCAGGTAACACAGGACTCTCTGGGACCTGGTGGGCCTTCCCCTACAGCACTCCCCGAGGGGCCGTTGCCACCTGAGAGCAGGCCCACCCCAACAGCCCAGGGAGCCATTCCCCCGGAGGTCGGGGCTCAGACCTCGCAGTCCTCGATCTTAACAGCAGGAGGTTGGCAGGAGCCCCCGGCTGCCTCACTGAACGAAAACCTGGGACAGCCTCCACCTTACTACCCACCTGACCCAAAGCTGGTCTACCTGCTGTACCCATCCTCTCCACCACCATTCACAGGACAGATGCCCGTGGTGTGCCAGCCTGGACCTGGCGAGCCCAGCTTGTATCAGCCGCAGTTCATGCCGTCAAATAGCTACCCCTATACTATA TACATGAACAACGTGCCGGGGGGGCCCGAACACAGACAGGTACCCAAGGACTACCTGGTGGAGTCGCTGCTGGTCACGATCTTCTGCTGCCTCATGAGCGGCCTCATCGCGGTCATGTACTCCTATGAG ACCCGCTCTGCCCTGGGCCGAGGGGACCTGATGGATGCCCAGCGCTCCTCCCAGAAGGCCCGCTCCATGGTGCTGTTCAGCCTGCTGTTCGGGGTGTTCGTGTCAGTGAGTTGGGTCATCTACGTGGTGGTGGCCCTGTACGGTATCTGA